A part of Mesoplodon densirostris isolate mMesDen1 chromosome 10, mMesDen1 primary haplotype, whole genome shotgun sequence genomic DNA contains:
- the LRTM1 gene encoding leucine-rich repeat and transmembrane domain-containing protein 1, with translation MTILEWCQVSMTMLGLIVEPLQETCFFLFVVGVLLLLSSMIFLLPVVCGCPERCHCYSPSNFVDCSQQGLAQVPSDLPPQTLTLNLQDNQIRQLPASAFKSVPQLTALNLYNNSLSNLTSRVFHGLQHLRVLNLTQNSLHSLESRLFHSLPQLRELDLSSNNISHLPTSLGEPWKNLTVFAIQQNQLQQLDRALLESMPKVRHLFLKDNLWKCNCHLLSLKLWLETFIYKGGITDSIICASPDTWKGKDLLKIPHELYQPCPFPSPDLESSQVQQLGAAHRAVPRHPESHSSGERDHWECEIKPKPRPANLRHAVATIIITGVVCGIVCLMMLAAAIYGCTYAAITAQYHGGRLAQINEPAKTKGKELFDSSMA, from the exons ATGACCATCCTTGAGTGGTGCCAGGTCAGCATGACCATGCTGGGGCTCATAGTAGAACCTTTACAGGAAACATG tttctttctgtttgttgTAGGCGTACTGCTCCTGCTCTCAAGTATGATTTTCCTGCTCCCAGTGGTGTGCGGCTGCCCAGAGAGGTGCCACTGTTACTCACCTTCGAATTTTGTAGACTGCAGCCAGCAGGGTCTGGCTCAAGTCCCTTCCGATCTGCCTCCTCAGACTCTTACCCTGAACTTACAAGATAACCAGATACGTCAGCTTCCGGCTTCTGCATTTAAGTCAGTGCCACAGCTCACAGCCTTGAACTTGTACAACAATTCTCTTTCAAATCTGACCTCCAGAGTTTTCCATGGACTTCAGCACTTGCGGGTCTTAAACCTAACCCAGAACTCCCTGCATTCCCTGGAAAGCAGACTTTTCCATTCCCTCCCACAGCTGAGGGAACTTGATTTATCATCAAACAACATAAGCCACCTTCCCACATCCCTGGGTGAGCCTTGGAAAAACCTAACTGTATTTGCGATCCAACAAAACCAGCTTCAGCAGCTTGATCGAGCCCTCCTAGAATCCATGCCCAAAGTGAGGCATTTATTTCTCAAGGACAACCTCTGGAAATGCAATTGCCACTTGCTCAGTCTTAAACTCTGGCTGGAGACGTTTATCTATAAAG GGGGAATAACAGACAGCATCATCTGTGCCTCACCGGACACCTGGAAGGGAAAGGACCTCCTTAAAATCCCTCACGAGCTGTACCAGCCCTGCCCTTTTCCTTCTCCAGACCTGGAGTCCTCACAGGTGCAGCAGCTAGGTGCTGCCCACCGGGCTGTCCCCAGGCACCCTGAGAGCCACAGCTCAGGGGAGCGAGACCACTGGGAGTGTGAGATCAAACCCAAGCCGAGGCCAGCCAACCTGCGCCATGCCGTggccaccatcatcatcacaggGGTGGTGTGTGGGATTGTGTGTCTCATGATGTTGGCGGCTGCCATTTATGGCTGCACCTATGCAGCTATTACCGCCCAGTACCATGGGGGACGCTTGGCTCAGATCAATGAGCCTGcgaagacaaaaggaaaagagcTGTTTGACAGCTCAATGGCCTAA